In Eschrichtius robustus isolate mEscRob2 chromosome 11, mEscRob2.pri, whole genome shotgun sequence, the following proteins share a genomic window:
- the EEF1G gene encoding elongation factor 1-gamma: protein MAAGTLYTYPENWRAFKALIAAQYSGAQVRVLSAPPHFHFGQTNRTPEFLRKFPAGKVPAFEGDDGFCVFESNAIAYYVSNEELRGSTPEAAAQVVQWVSFADSDIVPPASTWVFPTLGIMHHNKQATENAKEEVRRILGLLDAHLKTRTFLVGERVTLADITVVCTLLWLYKQVLEPSFRQAFTNTNRWFLTCINQPQFRAVLGEVKLCEKMAQFDAKKFAESQPKKDTPRKEKASREEKQKPQAERKEEKKAAAPAPEEELDECEQALAAEPKAKDPFAHLPKSTFVLDEFKRKYSNEDTLSVALPYFWEHFDKDGWSLWYSDYRFPEELTQTFMSCNLITGMFQRLDKLRKNAFASVILFGTNNSSSISGVWVFRGQELAFPLSPDWQVDYESYTWRKLDPSSEETQTLVREYFSWDGAFQHVGKAFNQGKIFK from the exons GGG ACCCTGTACACATATCCTGAAAACTGGAGGGCCTTCAAGGCCCTCATTGCCGCTCAGTACAGCGGGGCTCAGGTCCGCGTGCTCTCCGCACCACCCCACTTCCATTTTGGCCAAACCAACCGCACCCCCGAATTTCTCCGTAAATTTCCTGCTGGCAAG GTACCAGCCTTTGAGGGTGACGATGGGTTCTGTGTGTTCGAGAGCAATGCCATTGCCTACTATG TGAGCAACGAGGAGCTGCGGGGAAGTACTCCTGAAGCAGCagcccaggtggtgcagtgggtgaGCTTTGCTGATAGCGACATAGTTCCCCCAGCCAGTACCTGGGTGTTCCCCACCTTGGGCATCATGCACCACAACAAGCAG GCCACAGAGAATGCAAAGGAGGAGGTGAGGCGAATTCTGGGGCTGCTGGATGCTCACTTGAAGACCAGGACTTTTCTGGTGGGCGAACGTGTGACGCTGGCTGACATCACAGTTGTCTGCACCCTGTTGTGGCTTTATAAACAG GTTCTGGAGCCTTCTTTCCGCCAGGCCTTCACTAATACAAACCGCTGGTTCCTCACCTGCATTAACCAGCCCCAGTTCCGGGCGGTCTTGGGGGAGGTGAAACTCTGTGAGAAAATGGCCCAATTTGATG CTAAAAAGTTTGCAGAGAGCCAGCCTAAAAAGGACACCCCACGGAAAGAGAAAGCTTCTCGAGAAGAGAAGCAGAAGCCCCAGGCCGAGCGGAAAGAGGAGAAGAAGGCAGCTGCCCCTGCTCCTGAGGAGGAGCTGGACGAATGTGAGCAGGCGCTGGCTGCGGAGCCGAAGGCCAAGGACCCCTTTGCTCACCTGCCCAAGAG tACCTTTGTGTTGGATGAATTTAAGCGCAAGTACTCCAACGAGGACACACTCTCCGTGGCGCTGCCGTACTTTTGGGAGCACTTTGATAAAGATGGCTGGTCCCTGTGGTACTCTGACTACCGCTTCCCTGAAGAGCTCACCCAGACCTTCATGAGCTGCAACCTCATCACCG GAATGTTCCAGCGATTGGACAAACTGAGGAAGAATGCCTTTGCCAGTGTCATTCTGTTTGGAACCAACAATAGCAGCTCCATTTCTGGAGTCTGGGTCTTCCGAGGCCAGGAGCTTGCCTTTCCG CTGAGTCCAGACTGGCAGGTGGACTATGAGTCATACACGTGGCGGAAACTGGATCCCAGCAGCGAGGAGACCCAGACGCTGGTTCGAGAATACTTTTCCTGGGATGGGGCCTTCCAGCATGTGGGCAAAGCCTTCAATCAGGGCAAGATCTTCAAGTGA